A genomic segment from Malus domestica chromosome 05, GDT2T_hap1 encodes:
- the LOC114824807 gene encoding uncharacterized protein, producing MEMHVALPVPPVDFNFDSSACSSPYMTAPSSPTRFGNYYFSAPTSPTRASAFYSHFNDLSMDTNPILSASTVPFEWEEKPGIPKSRGSFSNDQKHHHEVDFEFDFSGQLEKTSLPADELFDGGKIRPLKLPPRLQVGSNGGVRDQGPSSSSQRSPSPRASRLSQGRKLVKEVLSPRHHKKEHHTDDPFTVAMDETRKDEHENQEERRGRERSASIRNRGSRSLSPLRVSDIMFDTQEDNAISSTTINSNKASTSAYASFLSAISFSSKGNRKWKLKDLLLFRSASEGRATTGKDHSRNYAMLSPKMKSSSLAQDVKNSSFRSTDSVGSVSSRRKGPVSPHELHYTANRAVTEEMRRKTFLPYKHGLLGCLGFNTGLHEVSRGAFVSLTRGGGCR from the coding sequence ATGGAGATGCACGTGGCTCTTCCAGTTCCTCCGGTGGACTTCAACTTCGACAGCAGCGCTTGCTCCTCCCCTTACATGACTGCTCCTTCTAGCCCCACCCGATTCGGCAACTACTACTTTAGCGCACCCACCAGTCCCACCCGAGCCTCGGCCTTCTACAGCCACTTCAATGACCTCTCCATGGACACTAACCCTATACTTTCAGCATCCACAGTCCCTTTTGAGTGGGAAGAAAAACCCGGAATTCCGAAATCAAGAGGTAGCTTTAGTAATGATCAGAAGCATCATCATGAGGTGGATTTTGAGTTCGACTTTAGTGGTCAATTGGAAAAGACTTCTTTGCCGGCGGACGAGCTCTTCGATGGCGGCAAGATCAGGCCTCTAAAGCTGCCGCCTCGCTTACAAGTTGGGAGCAATGGAGGAGTACGTGATCAAGGTCCCTCTAGTTCTTCACAGAGGTCACCGTCGCCAAGAGCGTCAAGACTTTCCCAAGGAAGGAAACTAGTCAAAGAAGTTCTATCCCCGCGGCATCACAAAAAGGAACATCATACTGATGATCCTTTCACGGTCGCGATGGATGAGACGCGAAAGGATGAACACGAAAATCAAGAGGAAAGACGCGGGAGGGAAAGATCTGCTTCCATTCGTAATAGGGGAAGTAGATCTTTGTCTCCCTTGAGGGTGTCAGACATCATGTTCGACACCCAAGAAGACAACGCAATTTCTTCAACAACAATCAACTCTAATAAGGCCTCTACTTCAGCATACGCTTCATTTTTATCAGCGATCTCGTTCTCATCGAAAGGGAACAGAAAATGGAAATTGAAAGATTTATTGTTGTTTCGGAGTGCATCAGAAGGCCGAGCCACAACGGGCAAAGACCATTCGAGGAACTATGCCATGTTGTCGCCCAAGATGAAGAGTAGTAGTTTAGCGCAGGACGTGAAGAACTCGAGTTTCCGGTCCACCGACAGCGTGGGGTCGGTGAGCTCGAGGAGGAAAGGACCGGTTTCGCCGCACGAGTTGCATTATACGGCGAACCGGGCGGTTACGGAGGAGATGAGGAGGAAGACCTTCTTACCTTACAAGCATGGGCTCTTGGGTTGCTTGGGATTCAACACTGGGTTGCACGAGGTTTCCAGAGGAGCATTCGTGTCTTTGACACGTGGTGGAGGATGCAGATAA